A stretch of the Rosa rugosa chromosome 5, drRosRugo1.1, whole genome shotgun sequence genome encodes the following:
- the LOC133708665 gene encoding phragmoplastin DRP1A-like translates to MMLYCQSYWCMIACWELMLYVILVSTISPLARLKAIYSEAPLPQSVHAVLKELAQKSFNATSELKQYPTLRVEVGNARFESLDRMKEESKEATMQLVDMECGYHR, encoded by the exons ATGATGCTGTATTGCCAGAGCTACTG GTGTATGATTGCTTGTTGGGAGCTGATGCTTTATGTGATTCTG GTCAGTACTATCTCACCCCTCGCCAGACTCAAAGCCATCTACAGTGAAGCCCCACTTCCCCAATCG GTTCATGCCGTATTGAAGGAGCTGGCTCAGAAGTCTTTCAATGCGACCTCG GAATTAAAGCAGTATCCCACTTTAAGAGTGGAAGTTGGGAATGCAAGATTTGAATCGCTGGATAGGATGAAAGAAGAGAGCAAGGAAGCAACTATGCAGCTAGTTGATATGGAGTGTGGTTACCACCGTTGA